A single window of Buchnera aphidicola (Cinara kochiana kochiana) DNA harbors:
- the rpoB gene encoding DNA-directed RNA polymerase subunit beta, translating into MVYSHTEKKRIRKNFGKQKKILDIPYLLSIQIDSFKKFIQSNKNKYQGLESAFQSIFPIRSYNENAELQYVSYTLGKKTFNVRESQTRGTTYAVPLRVKLQLIVYEKDSKNTIVKYIKEQEVYMGELPLMTNNGTFVINGTERVVVSQLHRSPGVFFDSDKGKSHSSGKILYNARIIPYRGSWLDFEFDTKDYLFARIDRRRKMPITVILHALNFSTEKILKIFFKHNIFRINKNILTMDLVPQRLYGEIISFDIKKNKKIYVKKGKRITIQHINILIKNKITSINVPNRYIYGKTVSKNYIDPNTGLTLITANTKLTKEDFKKIKKLNYKKISVLFTNDLDHGPYISNTLQIDPTKDRYTALIEIYKIMRPGEPPTRESTENLFNSLFFSKEKYDLSPVGRMKFNKSLNRNDSNGSGILNKKDIIDVIKRLINIRNGKGETDDIDHLGNRRVRSVGEMVENQFRIGLIRVERAVRERLSLSDLETLMPQDIINAKPISSAIKEFFGSSQLSQFMDQNNPLSEITHKRRISALGIGGLTRERAGFEVRDVHPTHYGRVCPVETPEGPNIGLINSLSIYARTNQYGFLETPYRKILNGTVTADIQYLSAIEEGNFIIAQANVKINKNGQFIENLVTCRYNGEFGLFKNIQVQYMDISTQQIVSVGASLIPFLEHNDANRALMGANMQRQAVPTIKSEKPLVGTGMERVVAIDSGVTVIAKRSGTIQYVDASKIIVNVNESNINSGQSGLDIYKLKKYIRSNQNTCINQIPCVNINDSIKKGDVLADGPSTDLGELALGQNMRVAFMPWNGYNFEDSILISEKVVKDDRFTTIHIQELSCVCRDTKLGIEEITADIPNIGEVALSKLDASGIIYIGADVSSGDVLVGKVTPKGETQLTPEEKLLRAIFGEKASDVKDSSLRVPNGMHGTVIDVQIFTRDGVKKDQRTLEIEEMLLKKSKKDLTEELKIFEDNLIYRIKKILMQAHIPEHNLNITSLDDYFNENIQYSVEINNKINNLETEYLQLKNRFTKKIKEKNQKIQQGDELSPGILKIIKVYLAVKRKIQPGDKMAGRHGNKGVVSKINPIEDMPYDNEGIPIDIVLNPLGVPSRMNLGQILETHLGLAAKGIGNVINKMLKNHKKILKIRQFLQKVYNLGDEPYQIVNLNNFSDEEILQLAHNLRNGMPIATPVFDGVNEREMKELLEIGNFSTSGQITLFDGRTGEKFERKVTVGYMYMFKLNHLVDDKMHARSTGSYSLITQQPLGGKAQFGGQRFGEMEVWALEAYGASHTLQEMLTVKSDDVTGRTKMYKNIVSGKYKMEPGMPESFNVLIKEIRSLGINIDLNNE; encoded by the coding sequence ATGGTTTACTCTCATACTGAAAAAAAACGTATTCGAAAAAATTTTGGTAAACAAAAAAAAATTTTAGATATTCCTTATCTGTTATCTATTCAAATCGATTCATTTAAAAAATTTATTCAATCTAATAAAAATAAATATCAAGGATTAGAATCTGCGTTTCAATCCATTTTTCCTATCCGAAGTTATAATGAAAACGCCGAATTACAATATGTATCTTATACTTTAGGCAAAAAAACATTTAATGTGCGAGAATCTCAAACAAGAGGTACAACTTATGCTGTACCATTAAGAGTAAAATTACAATTAATTGTGTATGAAAAAGATTCAAAAAATACTATAGTAAAATATATTAAAGAACAAGAAGTATATATGGGTGAATTACCTTTAATGACTAATAACGGTACATTTGTTATTAATGGTACAGAACGAGTAGTTGTATCCCAATTACATAGAAGTCCTGGTGTATTTTTTGATAGCGATAAAGGAAAATCGCATTCGTCAGGAAAAATACTATACAATGCAAGAATCATACCATATCGCGGATCTTGGCTAGATTTTGAGTTTGATACTAAAGATTATTTATTTGCACGAATAGATCGTCGAAGAAAAATGCCAATTACAGTTATATTACACGCTTTAAATTTTAGTACTGAAAAAATTTTAAAAATATTTTTTAAACATAATATATTTCGAATTAACAAAAATATTCTCACTATGGACCTAGTTCCACAACGACTATATGGAGAAATAATATCATTTGATATAAAGAAAAACAAAAAAATATATGTTAAAAAAGGAAAAAGAATAACTATCCAACATATAAATATATTAATAAAAAATAAAATTACGTCTATCAACGTACCAAATAGATATATTTACGGAAAAACAGTTAGCAAAAACTATATCGATCCAAATACAGGACTCACACTTATTACCGCAAATACTAAATTAACAAAAGAAGATTTTAAAAAAATAAAAAAACTTAACTACAAAAAAATATCTGTATTATTTACTAACGATCTTGATCACGGGCCCTATATTTCAAATACTTTACAAATTGATCCTACTAAAGATCGATATACTGCATTAATCGAAATATATAAAATAATGCGACCTGGAGAACCACCAACAAGAGAATCTACTGAAAATTTATTTAATAGTCTTTTTTTTTCTAAAGAAAAATATGATTTATCTCCTGTCGGAAGAATGAAATTCAATAAATCATTAAATCGTAATGATTCAAACGGATCTGGAATATTAAATAAAAAAGATATAATTGATGTAATAAAACGATTAATCAATATCCGAAATGGAAAAGGCGAAACAGATGATATAGATCATTTAGGAAATCGTCGTGTACGATCAGTTGGAGAAATGGTTGAAAACCAATTTAGAATAGGGTTAATTCGTGTAGAACGAGCTGTACGAGAAAGATTGTCTTTAAGTGATTTAGAAACACTCATGCCCCAAGACATCATCAATGCTAAACCTATTTCTTCAGCAATTAAAGAATTCTTCGGATCTAGTCAATTATCTCAATTCATGGATCAAAATAATCCATTATCAGAAATTACACATAAACGTAGAATTTCTGCATTAGGAATAGGAGGATTAACAAGAGAACGAGCAGGTTTTGAAGTCAGAGATGTACATCCTACACATTACGGAAGAGTATGTCCAGTAGAAACACCAGAAGGACCAAATATTGGTTTAATTAATTCATTATCGATATACGCTAGAACAAATCAATATGGATTTTTAGAAACACCATATAGAAAAATATTAAATGGAACTGTTACAGCAGATATACAATATCTATCTGCTATTGAAGAAGGTAATTTTATTATTGCACAAGCTAACGTAAAAATCAATAAAAATGGGCAATTTATAGAAAATTTAGTTACATGTCGATACAATGGAGAATTTGGTTTATTTAAAAATATACAAGTACAATATATGGATATATCAACTCAACAAATAGTTTCAGTGGGAGCATCGTTAATACCGTTCCTAGAACATAATGATGCTAATCGTGCACTCATGGGTGCCAATATGCAAAGACAAGCTGTTCCTACAATAAAATCAGAAAAACCACTTGTAGGAACAGGCATGGAAAGAGTAGTAGCAATAGATTCAGGAGTTACTGTTATAGCCAAACGAAGTGGAACGATTCAATATGTAGATGCTTCTAAAATTATTGTAAATGTTAATGAATCTAATATAAATTCCGGTCAATCTGGTTTAGATATATATAAATTAAAAAAATATATTCGATCTAATCAAAATACTTGTATTAATCAAATACCTTGCGTTAATATTAACGATTCAATTAAAAAAGGTGATGTTTTAGCAGATGGACCTTCTACTGACTTAGGAGAATTAGCATTAGGGCAGAATATGCGTGTAGCTTTTATGCCTTGGAATGGATATAATTTTGAAGATTCTATTCTTATTTCTGAAAAAGTAGTAAAAGATGACAGATTTACAACCATTCACATTCAAGAACTATCTTGTGTATGTCGTGATACCAAACTCGGTATTGAAGAAATAACTGCCGATATACCAAACATAGGAGAAGTAGCATTATCAAAACTAGATGCATCAGGTATTATTTATATAGGCGCTGATGTATCTAGCGGAGATGTATTAGTTGGAAAAGTTACTCCTAAAGGTGAAACCCAATTAACTCCAGAAGAAAAATTATTAAGAGCTATTTTTGGTGAAAAAGCTTCAGATGTAAAAGATTCGTCATTACGAGTACCAAATGGTATGCATGGAACTGTAATTGATGTACAGATATTTACTCGAGATGGAGTAAAAAAAGATCAACGTACTTTAGAAATAGAAGAAATGTTATTAAAAAAATCTAAAAAAGATCTAACAGAAGAATTAAAAATTTTTGAAGACAATTTAATTTATCGAATAAAAAAAATATTAATGCAAGCACATATACCAGAACACAATCTAAATATAACTTCATTAGACGATTATTTTAATGAAAATATTCAATATTCTGTAGAAATAAATAATAAAATTAATAATTTAGAAACAGAATATTTACAATTAAAAAATAGGTTTACAAAAAAAATAAAAGAAAAAAATCAAAAAATACAACAAGGTGATGAATTATCACCAGGAATTTTAAAAATAATAAAAGTTTATCTAGCAGTAAAAAGAAAAATACAGCCTGGCGATAAAATGGCAGGAAGACATGGTAATAAAGGCGTGGTATCAAAAATAAATCCTATTGAAGACATGCCTTATGATAATGAAGGAATACCAATAGATATAGTACTAAATCCATTAGGCGTACCATCACGTATGAATTTAGGTCAAATTCTCGAAACACATTTAGGTTTAGCAGCAAAGGGAATCGGGAACGTTATTAATAAAATGTTAAAAAATCATAAAAAAATACTTAAAATTCGTCAATTTTTACAAAAAGTATACAATCTTGGAGATGAACCGTACCAAATAGTTAACTTAAATAATTTTTCTGATGAAGAAATATTACAACTAGCACATAACTTAAGAAACGGTATGCCAATCGCTACACCAGTATTTGATGGGGTTAATGAACGAGAAATGAAAGAATTATTAGAAATAGGTAATTTTTCTACTTCAGGACAAATTACTCTATTTGATGGACGAACTGGAGAAAAATTTGAAAGAAAAGTTACAGTAGGATATATGTATATGTTTAAACTAAATCATTTAGTTGACGATAAAATGCACGCAAGATCAACCGGATCATACAGTTTAATCACTCAACAACCATTAGGAGGAAAAGCTCAATTTGGAGGACAAAGATTTGGAGAAATGGAGGTATGGGCGTTAGAAGCATACGGAGCCTCACATACATTACAAGAAATGTTAACAGTAAAATCTGATGACGTAACTGGAAGAACAAAAATGTATAAAAATATAGTTAGTGGAAAATATAAAATGGAACCAGGTATGCCAGAATCATTCAATGTATTAATAAAAGAAATACGTTCATTAGGTATTAATATTGATTTAAATAATGAATAA
- the rplL gene encoding 50S ribosomal protein L7/L12: protein MLISKEEILNTISKMSVTEVMELVSMIEKKFDITSNIPLNNQKISVESNKEEKVSFNVKLMTIGPNKVSIIKIIRSTTGLGLKESKDLVESAPTIIKENITKENADNLHKMLTDAGATAEII from the coding sequence ATGTTAATTAGTAAAGAAGAAATTTTAAATACTATTTCTAAAATGTCAGTAACAGAAGTTATGGAATTAGTTTCAATGATAGAGAAAAAATTTGATATCACATCCAATATTCCTCTAAATAATCAAAAAATTTCTGTTGAATCTAACAAAGAAGAAAAAGTATCTTTTAATGTAAAATTAATGACTATAGGGCCTAATAAAGTTTCTATTATAAAAATAATACGTAGTACTACTGGACTAGGATTAAAAGAATCTAAAGATCTTGTTGAATCTGCTCCTACTATTATTAAAGAAAATATAACAAAAGAAAACGCAGATAATTTGCATAAAATGTTGACAGATGCTGGTGCTACAGCAGAAATTATATAA
- the rplJ gene encoding 50S ribosomal protein L10 produces MALHRKKKKYIIKKINDIAQKSLSVITADPSGITVNNINQLRKQAVQFYVKIYVIKNTLLKKSLTNTNFEKLIEILTGPTLIAFSLKHPGSASRLFIKFNKKNKKFKIKTAIYENKILKENKILDLALLPTHIESIIKFILLLKEISLVKLIRLLNHITHK; encoded by the coding sequence ATGGCATTACATCGTAAAAAAAAAAAATACATAATTAAAAAGATTAATGATATTGCGCAAAAATCATTATCTGTAATCACCGCAGATCCATCGGGAATTACCGTTAACAATATAAATCAATTACGCAAACAAGCCGTACAATTTTATGTAAAAATTTATGTAATCAAAAATACATTATTAAAAAAATCTTTAACTAATACAAACTTTGAAAAACTAATTGAAATATTAACCGGACCTACGTTAATAGCATTTTCTTTAAAACATCCGGGTAGCGCTAGTAGATTATTTATAAAATTTAATAAAAAAAACAAAAAATTTAAAATAAAAACAGCAATTTATGAAAATAAAATACTTAAAGAAAATAAAATACTTGATTTAGCATTACTACCTACACATATAGAATCCATAATAAAATTTATATTATTATTAAAGGAAATATCATTAGTGAAATTGATAAGATTACTAAACCATATTACACATAAATAA
- the rplA gene encoding 50S ribosomal protein L1, protein MKKISKKMQFNLKKIKIKKLYTINSAIKLLKDMKPANFIESIDATFHLNINPKKSEQNIRGSILLPHGTGKKIKIGVFTTGKNINIAKKYGADFVGMEDLAIIIKKQTIKFDLIIASPETMNLVGKLGPILGPRGIMPNPKFGTISNDIKKSLKEARKGKINYRNDKNGIIHSNFGKINFPKIQLYENFLTLYNNIKQSKPNQLKGVYYKKINISTTMSPGITIDHLSL, encoded by the coding sequence ATGAAAAAAATATCAAAAAAAATGCAATTTAATCTCAAAAAAATAAAAATAAAAAAATTATACACTATTAATTCAGCTATAAAATTATTAAAAGACATGAAGCCGGCTAATTTCATAGAAAGTATTGATGCAACATTTCATTTAAACATTAATCCTAAAAAATCCGAACAAAATATTCGCGGATCTATATTACTACCTCACGGAACCGGAAAAAAAATAAAAATTGGAGTATTTACTACCGGAAAAAACATAAATATAGCCAAAAAATATGGAGCAGATTTTGTAGGTATGGAAGATTTAGCAATAATTATTAAAAAACAAACTATTAAATTCGATTTAATTATTGCATCTCCAGAAACTATGAATTTAGTTGGTAAACTAGGACCCATTTTAGGACCTAGAGGAATTATGCCTAACCCAAAATTTGGAACAATATCAAATGATATAAAAAAATCCTTAAAAGAAGCACGAAAAGGAAAAATAAATTATCGAAACGATAAAAATGGTATTATACACAGTAATTTTGGAAAAATAAATTTTCCTAAAATTCAATTGTATGAAAATTTTTTAACATTATATAATAATATTAAACAATCTAAACCAAATCAATTAAAAGGAGTATATTATAAAAAAATTAATATATCCACTACTATGAGTCCAGGTATTACCATTGATCACTTATCTTTATAA
- the rplK gene encoding 50S ribosomal protein L11 yields the protein MNKKIISYIKLQVLSGMANPSPPVGPALGQKGLNIMEFCKNFNTQTAILEKGVPTPVIITVYSDKTFTFIIKTPPASILLKKYLKIKSGSKKPKHEIIGTITKNQIYAIAKQKMIDMTGSNIDKIAKTIEGTAKSMGITIIQD from the coding sequence ATGAATAAAAAAATTATATCTTATATAAAATTACAAGTTTTATCTGGTATGGCAAACCCTAGTCCTCCCGTAGGTCCAGCATTAGGACAAAAAGGGTTAAATATCATGGAATTTTGTAAAAATTTTAATACACAAACTGCTATATTAGAAAAAGGAGTTCCTACCCCTGTTATTATTACTGTATATTCTGATAAAACTTTTACTTTTATTATTAAAACACCACCTGCTTCAATTTTATTAAAAAAATATTTAAAAATTAAAAGCGGATCTAAAAAACCTAAACATGAAATTATTGGGACTATTACAAAAAATCAAATATACGCAATTGCAAAACAAAAAATGATAGATATGACCGGATCAAACATTGATAAAATAGCTAAAACTATTGAAGGCACTGCCAAATCAATGGGAATCACGATAATACAGGATTAA
- the nusG gene encoding transcription termination/antitermination protein NusG, with amino-acid sequence MCIDKKKWYVLQAFSGFENKVAQSILNNKTIKKMQDIFGQVIVPSEEVIEIRKGQRKKSDSKFFPGYILIEMIMNNDSWHLIKNLPKVLGFVGGTAEKPTPISTREINIILKKLKKIGNKPRPKKIFEPGENIRVNDGPFSDFNGIVETVDYEKNRLKVSVSIFGRSTPVELSFNQVEKY; translated from the coding sequence TTGTGCATAGATAAAAAAAAATGGTATGTTTTACAAGCTTTTTCTGGTTTTGAAAATAAAGTAGCACAGTCAATACTTAATAATAAAACAATAAAAAAAATGCAAGATATATTCGGCCAAGTCATAGTTCCGTCAGAGGAAGTCATCGAAATTCGAAAAGGCCAAAGAAAAAAAAGTGATTCTAAATTTTTTCCAGGATATATTTTAATTGAAATGATCATGAATAATGATAGTTGGCATTTAATTAAAAATTTACCAAAAGTATTAGGTTTTGTAGGTGGTACTGCCGAAAAACCAACACCAATTAGTACCCGTGAAATAAATATTATATTAAAAAAATTAAAAAAAATTGGCAATAAACCACGACCAAAAAAAATATTTGAACCCGGTGAAAATATTCGCGTTAATGATGGTCCTTTTTCAGATTTTAATGGAATTGTTGAAACTGTTGATTATGAAAAAAACCGACTAAAAGTTTCTGTATCAATATTCGGACGATCTACTCCTGTTGAACTCAGTTTTAATCAAGTAGAAAAATACTAA
- the secE gene encoding preprotein translocase subunit SecE codes for MHIHKIYKIYMNYTEKIKWLCIAVILLLILVNYIFFIHKSTKLIKIIFFNIFFIPLFSLLFYTNIGKKIIIFIKDIKSELFQITWPNYIETLKTTGIVLLLIILTSVFLWIFDALILRIVSWILTPRL; via the coding sequence ATGCATATTCATAAAATATATAAAATATATATGAATTATACTGAAAAAATAAAGTGGTTGTGTATAGCTGTTATCCTACTACTAATACTAGTAAACTATATTTTTTTTATTCATAAATCTACAAAATTAATAAAAATAATATTTTTTAATATATTCTTTATACCACTATTTAGTTTACTCTTTTATACAAATATCGGGAAAAAAATAATTATTTTTATAAAAGATATAAAATCAGAATTGTTTCAAATCACATGGCCCAATTATATAGAAACATTAAAAACAACCGGGATAGTTCTTTTATTAATCATATTAACATCTGTATTTTTATGGATATTTGATGCATTAATACTTCGTATAGTATCCTGGATACTAACACCGAGGTTATAA